Genomic segment of Bradysia coprophila strain Holo2 chromosome X unlocalized genomic scaffold, BU_Bcop_v1 contig_117, whole genome shotgun sequence:
attataaacaaaacaaagcgaaaaaaagaaaaatacaaGTAAGGTAGTTGTACTGAGAGTACCTTTCAATTATAAAGAAATAAGTTTGAACTTTGAAGGCTAATTTcagattaaatttttgtacacacacaaaatcttCGTCTCGTCTCGTCTCAAGGGCACACAgtatttttcagaatttttttttctttccttagCTGGGATTAATGTTATGATGACTGAAATGAACCTTAAGTCTTTTTTAATACTTTGTTATTGGATTGCTCTATAAATATCTTCATAATATGCACTTTTCAGATTGAAAATTATCTGATTTTTGTGGTCGATTTTTACCTATATCACCGTTTTCCTTCTCCTCctcctcttcttcttcttctttttccttCAATTCAGTGTGTTTCACTCAATATAACATTTAATGCGATAAATATCGATGGAAAGTTATCAGTCACTGTAATTGGTTTAATATAATCAacaaaagtttatcaaaaacACTACGGTAGATAGATATATATGTATTTTACTGAGCGTTAAGTACTTGATGGTTTATTATTGAAGTCGTAAGACTTGGATAAAGAATTAGCGGAATGTCTCAAGGGCATGAtaagggaattttttttttcttaaggACAAAAAAGCAATATGATATTTGAGAATCCGCAAAGGCGTTACTCAAAATGGAAGTGCATAAAAAACCAAggtttatgaatttttatggGAATCTCtaccgaaaattaaaaaaaaagaaaaaagaacgtCGACAGAGTCAAGCAAATATTGGTAATGTAcctgtgttgtttgtattaaaGACATGCCACTAGATCTCGGACACGTTCAGTAAACATGAATTTATTCGAATGATCATTATTCACTACTAATGGGTAATTGAAGCCAACTCAAATGTGCCTGAGGCCGTTTGCAGTCTCGATAAATTCAAGTATGTGTGAAGAAGTCTGTAGCATTGGTATCACCATTTCTGATCACAACATTTCTTAAAGCAAACATCTTCCACAGACATTTTCTGGTAGTTTTCTtacatttatgaaaatttggaattaaaatttcaggtcCGCCTAGGATTACTTTTCGGTTTGCTAGTGACAATTAGGGATTAAAGAACGTATTTTAATTGCagggacatttttttaaacagttCGAAATAAACTCCAAATGAATTAAGAAAGCAATAGCTCAGCGTGAAGATTCCTAGCTGGTGTGCTATAGGTCCCgggttcaaatctcgtcaggtacacgaaacattttctacataacattcaaacatttttcattttacatgcttttccACACGTATTTCGTGTCGAcacatcaaaaataattttcctaacTAGGGACTTCGTCGCTTATCTCCCACGACGTTtaggaaaaatgttgttcgtAACTTATGCTTATGAGAAACTCTCATTCtctaaaaatgcattttagcACGCGTTAGGTCAATAACTGTTAACAGTTCGAAATGAAAGTAATTCCGAACGGATTAAATATTAACTCCAAAAAAGATTCCGGCGCGTACTGTACTCTTTAATATATGAAAGATTTAAATCTCGGTCCAtatttctatctgtctatgaACGCCTGTACGTTTCGAAGTTTATAAAAATTCGGTTCCATTCTGAGGGCataccgtagaacaatttttttgtttagaatcaTGTTTtaggtcgaataaaaaaaaaattgtgaagacTTCCATCCCCCATTGGTGATTCGAGAGAAAGTTTCAGCAGTAAGATAGTTTAATAACATGAAGATCCACTGAGTTTTCTTACAAAAAGTACTCGATTCAACCAAAATTAGTTACATAATCACGCGTAAATTTTAATCGCTGAAACTGTGAGACTCTTACGAATTTCGTTCAGGAAGGGTTatgattcaaacaaaatttttaatgtcaATAAAACTCTAACCCAGTTCAATGACTCaaaacgtaaataaatattttcggaattgataacagaaaataactcgacaaaaaaaattgtttataacACACCacaccagtttttttttcagattgcGAGTTTATTGGCATCTGCAAatgtctaaaaaaaaatcgtctcgtaatttttcttattttgtttgttcctaTATACTATGTTAATACATAGATATACCTCgtacacaatttttgaaacaattcGCCGATTTAGTAACAACGTTTTCGGatatataaacattttttccctACATATATATGTGTACCTTTAGCTGAAGCATCACAGACTATATGGGGGAAAAAAggtagacgatttttttttattattatttttatcgttgaTGGATGTTAGTATATTTCGTTAAATATAAATGTGTCGCATTTCGACACCGCGTACACAATGGAATGTCTATACGGTTTGAATGCAAGGAACTGATATCGAAATGAGTCTTAGGTTACGAAATATTCGTCTAATTTATTTAGAACGAACCATTATTATCAGCTCAATAAACCGAGCACAAGGTCTTTTATCAAAAAAGTTATTAATGATATGGTGCTGGAAtgatgattttaaattttgcaaaaattcgtCATTATTATCGATGCGTCGGaattgttatttatgcaactagttgcgaaaagtgatagtttttgtcactagatgtgatgttatcaaacgagcgaagcgagaggtGGTTAGAGGAgttgctcgataagcattgggttttggtgtcgCTGGTTCGAAATTCAGGGCAGggcagaatttttattaacGGTTAATGGTTCAGATATGCAGAAGGAGTGGTGAaaattaaatccatttcaccactagtgacgaaaagtaaaacatagaaaatcatagaaaaaaagacctTTCGATCGCCACCCAAATCACGTAttaaaaagttcagttttcgcaTCGCAGTTGCAGAAATAATATTTGCTCAACTCAGTGACAAACTGCTCGAATCTTGTCTTcctaatcaaaataattacattttggCATTCTTCTATGTTAACCAACATATAAGTAACGATGACGatcaaacattatttttagtatttatatttatacttcaatcaaaaatggCCAGATCCTTtcaatataaacattttttttcgagatTCGCACCACTCATATTTCAATCGTTCTCTTTTTTCGACGATCAtgatgagaaatttttttttttaattaaaacatttgcAGAGcatttgctgcgactgagccccgtaccaacccgtatatctattgcgtacgtgaccctagtgcgtctgtcccCATACTTTGCCCGTAAGCCTTTTGCATGAAAtctgtacatcttagaaattgccctttcaaatgtaacataaatttcaaattgtcctaaaattttaatttattgagtataaatataCAAAGGACCTAtaagcggcctcagtccaagaacctaaatatacaaatttgtcaacaacattctattcggtacaaataaaacaaaaattagcaaagtttactcgagttatatgcaaaaaacacttagggccgagtagcctttcacttcttgggccctaactcacggtccattcAACCGATttagaaaaaactttttttttctgaaatggtatcgacaatacctatcgtttgccgtttcatttacatttccatcgtttatgtTGCCGTAGATATCTCCAAAAGACCTTACAACACTTAgacggccctaactcacgaggGGCCGACTCGAaaatgcccatcttcgaacttagcctcactatttcaattacctttcagggaaaaaaaaattgaaatcggatttgatttactcaagatatcgacgtgacggacagaagaacagacagacagacaaatttttttattgcggattcgttatcgaacactttgcccttaccgtctgttTCGAATTCCAACAATTAGACAtccatcgtaatcctataaggccctttgtacttcgtacaggGCTAAAAACGAGTACTAAAATATCGCAGCTGCATCGTATCATTTTCTTCACAGTTCAAGTCAACCTGcatataattttaaattaaattgaattgtgcCAAACAATCGGTTGTTTGTGTGCCTTTTACTTTGTACTGTGAAGACTTTTTGTATTATTGGTCGtgcttcaaaacaaaattcgttaGAATTTGTTGTAACATCTTTTTTCTCTTGTATTCCAGAGCCAAACCACGCATGTCAACTGTACCAGGAAGACGAACGTATACGGAAGAGGAGCTTCAAAGTGCCCTTCAGGATATTTTGAGTGGTAAACTAGGAACGAGACGGGCAGCTGTTCAATATGGCATACCCCGATCAACATTACGAAATAAAGTGTATAAACTTGCAATGGAACAGAAACGGGAGGCAACATTATTGCCACCAGCGACTGTGTTAGATTTGGACAATGACAATGATGACAATGAACTTTCGGGAAATGAAGACGACAAAGACATAGAAAAAGCGATAAGTAATTGTATGGGTCAGGCGAACGTACTGAGATTATCATCTCGATCGTCCACGTCGGGAATGTCGAACTTTCCGAATCCATTCGATAACAGTTCACTGAAACAAGATGTCGCAAAAGAACCATCCAAACCTCCCACTACGTCAACACCACAGACACCACAAACACCGCCAATAATAAACAATCCATGGCTGGACCCCGTTGTATTACAAAACCTTATTCTCGGTGGTTTTATGCAGCAAAAGTATGACGATCCTGCATTTCAAGAACTCTTTCGAAACCTATTGATACAGCAGCAGGAATTGATGaaagaacaaatgaaaaactcACTAGGAACGAACATCGATGCGGTGAACAATGGAAATCCAATTAATCCAGATGTTCGAAATATAATGcacaatttttcattgctACATCATCAGCAAATGCAAAATCGAGCAGTCAAACGAGAAACGCCAGAAACAACATCATCTAATGATCCCGGTGAGGATGCTGCTGTGATACTTAAAATTCCGTCCTTCAAGCCATTAGTAGGATCGTCGTCTGGAAAGAATGGTGACAATAACAGTGACACAGCCTCACAAACAACACCACCAATACCATCACGTAGTCCACTCAGTCACAATTCGGACATGTCGCCATCAATACTACGGTCTGCCAACGACTCACAATCACCTCCAATCAATGTTGCCGGTAAAAGTCAACTGTCGCTGCGAGACGTTATTGCGAAAAGCATAACGCGAACATTCAATCAACAAAGTCCCGATCTTGTGAGTAAGCCTTCTATGGATCACATTGAGCCGTACAAAGGTCCCAGCATATCggttattaaaaatttaggtGGCACGGATATATCGCGATTCGCGACCAGTCCCAACATGATGGGATCGATGAATTCTAATGCCAATATGCAATCGGTCGGTATTGGTGGCAAAGGAACCCGTCCAAAGCGTGGTAAATATCGAAATTATGACAGAGATAGTTTGGTTGAAGCTGTCAAAGCAGTTCAGCGCGGTGAAATGTCTGTGCACAGAGCTGGAAGTTATTATGGTGTACCACATTCTACATTAGAGTATAAAGTGAAGGAAAGGCACTTAATGCGTCCTAGAAAACGAGAGCCGAAACCCCAACCATTAGATGGTTGTGGGACCAATTCGTCGCTAACAATAAAATCCGATGACATAACGGCATCTTCCTCATCAGGTATGAGAGCTATGGACAAAAGTAAACCGCTGTCAACAAAGTCGACTAAATCATCTTCCTATCCAGCCACACCTCCAAACGGTCTCAAAATGGGAATGTTTGATCCAGCACAACTCCAATATGGTCCACATTTGTTTTGGCCACACCCGCCTGGATATTCTGGATTACCATTAGATTTCACACGATCTCCGGCCACTGGATCAACATCCGCATTTCCTGCAAATGCTGAAAGTTATTTTGCCTCACAAATGATGCATAGATTTCAAGATGACGCCCGACAAAGTGGCGTAAGTAGCTCAATGGCAAAGTCAACCACCATCAGCAACCAATCAAAATCAGCCCGAGAACTTGCCGAAAGTCTTTACGACGGTGCAAGTACAAACGGTTCGTTTCTCGACGGCATCATACGACATAGTTTAGATCGCAAAACTGGTGATACTTCACACGGCACACTGTTAGATCAATTAGTGAAAAATAATCGACATTCCGATGAAGGTTCGAGCAAACGACCGGGTAGCCCAATAAATTTTGCTCAGTCGGAAATAAAACGCGAACGAGCTAGTCCGTCATCCGGCGAAACCGATAAGGATTCATGCGATTACGAAATACCAAAAGAATCGGTCGAAACACTGATGAAATATCGGGAAATTTTGAAGCAAGGATCGGACGAAAAGTGTCTGAAAAGTTCGGTAGAAAATTTAAACGGAAATTCAcccataaacaaagtgacacaACATTCTGAAAAGGACGACAGTTCATGAATAAATCAATGATCAATGTGTTCTGGTTCTTAATgcaacaacaaatattttttaaaaaaatatcagcaaaatattacaaaaaaattaagaaatttaaaaaattaaaaaattacgaaCTGAAAGAACTACTAAAtaacaaacataaaaacaaaaacatgcaACAACACCTATGGCAAAGGTATATTTTCGTATACGtagtttaaaattaaaagaagaagaataaacACAAATTAAAGTGTCgtgaaaaagttaaatgaaacaagaacaaaatttatgacctcgttatcatttttttttgttttgacaatCGACAAATAGGCTCCTGTACAAAAGAGGATATTTCTACAACAAATTCTATATACAACAACTCCATTAAATATACAACAATATCATCAATCAACATCtaacatcaacaacaacaacatagaaGAAAAACTACAATATACTGGATACTGTTTTTTAAGATATTTACACCATTCTACGatatattttgaagaaaaagataaaatttatttcaaatttgatcgaccGCCCTAATCAGCccttaaaaaaacaaaaaaaatttttggtgtGGGAAATCGTCTTCACAGaataatgaaacattttcccgAAATGTGACTAAACCAtagtttatcaaaatttaaatattaaaaaaaacgagaaaaatcattaaaaaatattaacaaaaaaaatcattaaaaaatattacatataaaaaatacgTCTGGCTATGATCTTCTTTTTTAGGACAAAAAaataccattaaaaaaactaaaaaatttaaaaagaaagattaacattttgtacaaaagcatttaaaaactatactaaaaaaaacttttcggtgttcaaaatttataaaaaaaaaataaataaaaaagtaacTTAATGCATTCCATATACACATTTATATGTTTGACGTTTACATACctaaatggaagaaaaaaatcaaaaaattcacaTTCGATGTTAAAAGTTACAATTAAGTCTTAAATGTTTCCATTATTCGTAATTTATCCTTATGtaatcatttaaaaaagaaaaaaaaataaatatatgtGTGTGTCTTTACGTCGCGTATAcctcaatttatatttaaaacaaaaatatctaCTAAGTGtatcaaaaagaaaagaaatttaaaataacacccatcaaaatactaaaaaaatttaaatttaaaaatcgtccaaaaaaaatgtttcaacaaAGTATTTACAATTGCTATATTGTTACCTTAGCGTTATAAACTATATTCCagatattttcataattataaACCACACCATTCcgtttgtatatatatattcgaTAAAATCAATGCATCGCTCACGAAACAATTTGatacagaaagaaaaaaaaaatattcgaacgCCGGTTTCTACCTGAGGGAAAATAAGGGATGTCATACGATGTTTTGGATTCATTTCAAGacatttggtgaaatttagtgaaatatttctcaatattAGACAGttcgaaaatatcatttttcgtCAGGACATGGTGACAATGGCACTGGCTAAGAACACCATACCATTTTGCACATACATAACTCTAAATTTCAGGTCCTTACTATTTTATAACTCGTGGCCAGTGCTTGGTGAGATAACACAAAGACCGGTTTTGCACATATATACGCATTTGAACGTTTCTTAGGTTACAAGACCAAACAAAGATTAGTTTAAGTTTGCTACAAAagtcaaaattatttactttcaattcacAACCATTCAACGGTTACACCGAGAAAATtctttacaaagaaaatttcttggCAACTCATACAACCATAAGGACACAATATATTCTGCGGTCGGGCTACGCTAGTCGTTGcctacttttttttgttgaaaatttcgatatttagAGCCAAAGTTACTTCTCACGTGGTTACTTGCAACtcctttcaacatttttccataAGACGTCGagaactaaaaattctaatgTTAGCCAGCAGTTTCGAGAGCTCGCGCTGACGGTGAACTAATGATTAGCATGGGTTCAAAACAAAGAAGAGCATACGACTAGCACAGCCCAACCCCGAGATATTCGTTTGTTTGGTCCCTGTAATGCCATTTCTAAAACGTATGAATCTCAATACGATTTATTATCCGCTAT
This window contains:
- the LOC119067075 gene encoding mushroom body large-type Kenyon cell-specific protein 1 isoform X3, translated to METISRSSCTFTIEFYSSKFNRYSFPTENICNKEQTIQQELDEVDIEQEKKRVSDKHIKDEDVTETEPSDITKEALNSVELDKEQTKVKENSSSASTDDKKLPQSIDWKPQNKCYFCVDGKLVTVNERGDFVTESGSVQSEPDLVNRTSVESDSDSSDCSDAEIQDPILNTPPKSVTELLRNSLSQHNMTSYESMAAQLATIASLNGFPSMYPGLLYNQFVQQMQSAQTEPVASVSSPNAKPSSSSTESTAEQPLDLSAKPSNAPMFHQHDSKQVYRAKPRMSTVPGRRTYTEEELQSALQDILSGKLGTRRAAVQYGIPRSTLRNKVYKLAMEQKREATLLPPATVLDLDNDNDDNELSGNEDDKDIEKAISNCMGQANVLRLSSRSSTSGMSNFPNPFDNSSLKQDVAKEPSKPPTTSTPQTPQTPPIINNPWLDPVVLQNLILGGFMQQKYDDPAFQELFRNLLIQQQELMKEQMKNSLGTNIDAVNNGNPINPDVRNIMHNFSLLHHQQMQNRAVKRETPETTSSNDPGEDAAVILKIPSFKPLVGSSSGKNGDNNSDTASQTTPPIPSRSPLSHNSDMSPSILRSANDSQSPPINVAGKSQLSLRDVIAKSITRTFNQQSPDLVSKPSMDHIEPYKGPSISVIKNLGGTDISRFATSPNMMGSMNSNANMQSVGIGGKGTRPKRGKYRNYDRDSLVEAVKAVQRGEMSVHRAGSYYGVPHSTLEYKVKERHLMRPRKREPKPQPLDGCGTNSSLTIKSDDITASSSSGMRAMDKSKPLSTKSTKSSSYPATPPNGLKMGMFDPAQLQYGPHLFWPHPPGYSGLPLDFTRSPATGSTSAFPANAESYFASQMMHRFQDDARQSGVSSSMAKSTTISNQSKSARELAESLYDGASTNGSFLDGIIRHSLDRKTGDTSHGTLLDQLVKNNRHSDEGSSKRPGSPINFAQSEIKRERASPSSGETDKDSCDYEIPKESVETLMKYREILKQGSDEKCLKSSVENLNGNSPINKVTQHSEKDDSS
- the LOC119067075 gene encoding mushroom body large-type Kenyon cell-specific protein 1 isoform X2; protein product: MGRRKWKLYQEVLARSQSNSIQANSTDTENICNKEQTIQQELDEVDIEQEKKRVSDKHIKDEDVTETEPSDITKEALNSVELDKEQTKVKENSSSASTDDKKLPQSIDWKPQNKCYFCVDGKLVTVNERGDFVTESGSVQSEPDLVNRTSVESDSDSSDCSDAEIQDPILNTPPKSVTELLRNSLSQHNMTSYESMAAQLATIASLNGFPSMYPGLLYNQFVQQMQSAQTEPVASVSSPNAKPSSSSTESTAEQPLDLSAKPSNAPMFHQHDSKQVYRAKPRMSTVPGRRTYTEEELQSALQDILSGKLGTRRAAVQYGIPRSTLRNKVYKLAMEQKREATLLPPATVLDLDNDNDDNELSGNEDDKDIEKAISNCMGQANVLRLSSRSSTSGMSNFPNPFDNSSLKQDVAKEPSKPPTTSTPQTPQTPPIINNPWLDPVVLQNLILGGFMQQKYDDPAFQELFRNLLIQQQELMKEQMKNSLGTNIDAVNNGNPINPDVRNIMHNFSLLHHQQMQNRAVKRETPETTSSNDPGEDAAVILKIPSFKPLVGSSSGKNGDNNSDTASQTTPPIPSRSPLSHNSDMSPSILRSANDSQSPPINVAGKSQLSLRDVIAKSITRTFNQQSPDLVSKPSMDHIEPYKGPSISVIKNLGGTDISRFATSPNMMGSMNSNANMQSVGIGGKGTRPKRGKYRNYDRDSLVEAVKAVQRGEMSVHRAGSYYGVPHSTLEYKVKERHLMRPRKREPKPQPLDGCGTNSSLTIKSDDITASSSSGMRAMDKSKPLSTKSTKSSSYPATPPNGLKMGMFDPAQLQYGPHLFWPHPPGYSGLPLDFTRSPATGSTSAFPANAESYFASQMMHRFQDDARQSGVSSSMAKSTTISNQSKSARELAESLYDGASTNGSFLDGIIRHSLDRKTGDTSHGTLLDQLVKNNRHSDEGSSKRPGSPINFAQSEIKRERASPSSGETDKDSCDYEIPKESVETLMKYREILKQGSDEKCLKSSVENLNGNSPINKVTQHSEKDDSS
- the LOC119067075 gene encoding mushroom body large-type Kenyon cell-specific protein 1 isoform X1; the protein is MAGCSFARCVQERRFIKRELQKWTKNMVYIVGFERVAEELMGRRKWKLYQEVLARSQSNSIQANSTDTENICNKEQTIQQELDEVDIEQEKKRVSDKHIKDEDVTETEPSDITKEALNSVELDKEQTKVKENSSSASTDDKKLPQSIDWKPQNKCYFCVDGKLVTVNERGDFVTESGSVQSEPDLVNRTSVESDSDSSDCSDAEIQDPILNTPPKSVTELLRNSLSQHNMTSYESMAAQLATIASLNGFPSMYPGLLYNQFVQQMQSAQTEPVASVSSPNAKPSSSSTESTAEQPLDLSAKPSNAPMFHQHDSKQVYRAKPRMSTVPGRRTYTEEELQSALQDILSGKLGTRRAAVQYGIPRSTLRNKVYKLAMEQKREATLLPPATVLDLDNDNDDNELSGNEDDKDIEKAISNCMGQANVLRLSSRSSTSGMSNFPNPFDNSSLKQDVAKEPSKPPTTSTPQTPQTPPIINNPWLDPVVLQNLILGGFMQQKYDDPAFQELFRNLLIQQQELMKEQMKNSLGTNIDAVNNGNPINPDVRNIMHNFSLLHHQQMQNRAVKRETPETTSSNDPGEDAAVILKIPSFKPLVGSSSGKNGDNNSDTASQTTPPIPSRSPLSHNSDMSPSILRSANDSQSPPINVAGKSQLSLRDVIAKSITRTFNQQSPDLVSKPSMDHIEPYKGPSISVIKNLGGTDISRFATSPNMMGSMNSNANMQSVGIGGKGTRPKRGKYRNYDRDSLVEAVKAVQRGEMSVHRAGSYYGVPHSTLEYKVKERHLMRPRKREPKPQPLDGCGTNSSLTIKSDDITASSSSGMRAMDKSKPLSTKSTKSSSYPATPPNGLKMGMFDPAQLQYGPHLFWPHPPGYSGLPLDFTRSPATGSTSAFPANAESYFASQMMHRFQDDARQSGVSSSMAKSTTISNQSKSARELAESLYDGASTNGSFLDGIIRHSLDRKTGDTSHGTLLDQLVKNNRHSDEGSSKRPGSPINFAQSEIKRERASPSSGETDKDSCDYEIPKESVETLMKYREILKQGSDEKCLKSSVENLNGNSPINKVTQHSEKDDSS